A single region of the Arcobacter lacus genome encodes:
- a CDS encoding pyridoxal-phosphate dependent enzyme, with translation MGYAKNITELIGNTPLVQLQQASNESGAIVLGKCEFLNPTHSVKDRIGTNMINTALKEGLINKDTIVIEPTSGNTGIALASVCAALG, from the coding sequence ATGGGATACGCAAAGAATATAACAGAATTAATAGGGAATACACCACTAGTACAATTACAACAAGCAAGTAATGAGAGTGGAGCAATAGTATTAGGTAAATGTGAATTTTTAAACCCGACACATTCAGTAAAAGATAGAATTGGAACAAATATGATTAATACAGCTTTGAAAGAAGGATTAATCAATAAAGATACAATAGTAATCGAACCAACAAGTGGAAATACAGGAATAGCACTAGCTTCAGTTTGTGCAGCATTAGGAAT
- a CDS encoding EAL domain-containing protein → MEKFEDLDSEILFPNRKDFIKDNIAKEFNKVAIFDISGFGNINHYYGYDFGEKILKIISLRLENKFLNGKIYYLGADIFAATSDETVSKDRFVQAVKSIIWYFGYSPIELDGYKVYIPLRAGVAINYAELLFCAEYALKQTRVIKHNLVVYDNEQHHICNPSSLSIEQELYWETQIIQAIKKDKFEIFAQSINSQNEKKYEILIRMKNSKDEVVSPYFFIDRAKKINLYSEITKKVIQKSFEFFEDKKVEFSINLSISDILEKDVVDFLIQKIYEFDIGYFLTIEITESEGIDNIEEVISFIKIVKNLGVKIAIDDFGTGYSNFSYLVKLQADFIKLDGSIIQEINKTKTAKAVVEAIVFFAQKIGIKTVAEFVSSKEIFETCKELNIDYFQGYWFDEPKSVKDLKIGKEYLNANK, encoded by the coding sequence GTGGAAAAGTTTGAAGATTTAGATAGTGAAATATTATTTCCAAATAGAAAAGATTTTATAAAAGATAATATTGCAAAAGAGTTTAATAAAGTAGCAATATTTGATATAAGTGGATTTGGAAATATAAATCATTATTATGGATATGATTTTGGAGAAAAGATTCTAAAAATCATATCTTTAAGGTTGGAAAATAAGTTTTTAAATGGAAAAATTTACTATTTAGGAGCAGATATTTTTGCAGCTACTTCAGATGAAACTGTTTCAAAAGATAGATTTGTTCAAGCTGTAAAATCTATTATTTGGTATTTTGGATATTCTCCTATTGAATTAGATGGATATAAAGTTTATATTCCATTAAGAGCAGGAGTTGCAATAAACTATGCAGAACTTTTGTTTTGTGCAGAATATGCTTTAAAACAAACAAGAGTGATAAAACATAATTTAGTTGTATATGATAATGAACAACATCACATTTGTAATCCTTCTTCTTTATCAATAGAGCAAGAGTTGTATTGGGAAACACAAATAATTCAAGCTATAAAAAAAGACAAATTTGAGATTTTTGCACAATCAATAAATAGTCAAAATGAGAAAAAATATGAAATATTAATTCGTATGAAAAACTCAAAAGATGAGGTTGTAAGTCCATATTTTTTTATTGATAGAGCAAAAAAAATAAATTTATATAGTGAAATTACAAAAAAAGTAATTCAAAAATCTTTTGAGTTTTTTGAAGATAAAAAAGTTGAATTTAGTATAAATTTATCAATTAGTGACATTTTAGAAAAAGATGTTGTAGATTTTTTAATACAAAAAATTTATGAATTTGATATAGGCTATTTTTTAACAATTGAAATAACAGAGAGCGAAGGTATTGATAATATTGAAGAAGTTATCTCTTTCATTAAAATTGTAAAAAATTTAGGTGTGAAAATAGCAATAGATGATTTTGGTACAGGATATTCAAATTTTTCGTATTTAGTAAAACTTCAAGCTGATTTTATAAAACTTGATGGTTCTATTATTCAAGAAATAAATAAAACAAAAACAGCCAAAGCAGTTGTTGAAGCAATAGTGTTTTTCGCACAAAAAATTGGTATTAAAACTGTTGCAGAGTTTGTTTCTTCAAAAGAAATTTTTGAAACTTGTAAAGAATTAAATATTGATTATTTTCAAGGTTATTGGTTCGATGAGCCAAAAAGTGTAAAAGATTTAAAAATAGGTAAAGAGTACCTAAATGCAAATAAGTAA
- the cysE gene encoding serine O-acetyltransferase, translating into MQISNNKNIKLFEQIKEDFNVPKNNDPALNSRLEIFFNYPGVWAIINHRIANKFYVNGFKKLARVYSGISQFLTNTDIHPAATIGRRVFIDHGIGVVIGETTIIEDDVLIYQGVTLGGVSLTKGKRHPTVKSNSVIGSGAKILGNIIIGVSSKVGANSVVISDVPDYSTAVGIPAKVIKKYDNAGKFTHSDLPDIDKEAFKYLNKKIELLEKLLEDKAIISSENLNDLNQKFDLIDDYFIDGAGI; encoded by the coding sequence ATGCAAATAAGTAATAATAAAAATATAAAATTATTTGAACAAATAAAAGAAGATTTTAATGTTCCAAAAAACAATGACCCAGCATTAAATTCACGATTAGAAATCTTTTTTAATTATCCAGGTGTTTGGGCAATAATAAATCATAGAATAGCAAATAAATTTTATGTAAATGGTTTTAAAAAATTAGCAAGAGTTTATAGTGGAATTAGCCAATTTTTAACAAATACTGATATTCATCCCGCTGCAACAATTGGAAGAAGAGTTTTTATTGATCATGGAATTGGTGTGGTTATTGGTGAAACTACTATTATTGAAGATGATGTTTTAATTTATCAAGGTGTAACACTAGGTGGAGTAAGTTTAACTAAAGGGAAAAGACATCCAACAGTTAAATCAAATAGTGTTATTGGCAGTGGTGCAAAAATTTTAGGAAATATTATTATTGGAGTGAGTAGTAAAGTTGGGGCAAATTCAGTTGTAATAAGTGATGTCCCTGATTATTCAACAGCAGTTGGGATTCCTGCAAAAGTTATAAAAAAATATGATAATGCAGGAAAATTTACTCATAGTGATTTACCTGATATTGATAAGGAGGCATTTAAGTATTTAAACAAAAAAATTGAATTATTAGAAAAATTACTTGAAGATAAAGCAATTATAAGTAGTGAAAATCTTAATGACTTAAATCAAAAATTTGATTTAATAGATGACTATTTTATTGATGGTGCAGGAATTTAA